A single window of Polaribacter sp. SA4-10 DNA harbors:
- a CDS encoding glycosyltransferase, whose translation MNKPGVIQIIDSLNTGGAEVLAVNIANGLHEKGINSHLCTTRKEGLLLSNIDEGVGYLFLNKKKVFDLNAIIKFKNYLTKNNINIIHAHSTSVFFAFFIKIISSGIKIIWHDHYGKSEELYKRKIFPLNFISFFLNTIISVNTNLKTWSKEILYCKEVYFLNNFPTFNCLDKITVLKGNENKKIVHLAAFRDQKDHENLINGFEYFIKKKNDWSLHLVGKINKDSYTKEILDLIKTKGLQKHIFVYGACLDISNILSQATIGVLSSKSEGLPIALLEYGLAKLPVIVTNVGECSNVVENNKSGIVVKPNHWCDLSKAMVVLANSIEKRRGFSELLHKNVVKNYSKESFLNQLIKIYTI comes from the coding sequence ATGAATAAGCCTGGTGTTATTCAAATAATCGATTCATTAAATACTGGAGGAGCAGAAGTTCTTGCAGTAAATATTGCGAATGGTTTACATGAAAAAGGAATCAACTCTCATTTATGTACAACAAGAAAGGAAGGGCTTTTATTGAGTAATATTGATGAAGGTGTTGGGTATTTATTTTTAAACAAAAAAAAGGTTTTTGATTTAAACGCTATAATTAAATTTAAAAACTATTTAACAAAGAATAATATAAATATAATTCATGCACACTCAACTTCTGTTTTCTTTGCTTTTTTTATTAAAATAATTTCTTCAGGAATTAAAATTATTTGGCATGATCATTATGGGAAAAGTGAAGAATTATATAAAAGAAAAATATTTCCTTTAAATTTTATTTCTTTTTTTTTAAATACAATTATTTCTGTTAACACAAATTTAAAAACTTGGTCTAAAGAAATTTTATATTGTAAGGAAGTATATTTTTTAAATAACTTTCCTACTTTTAATTGTTTAGATAAAATAACAGTATTGAAAGGAAATGAGAATAAAAAAATTGTTCACTTAGCTGCTTTTAGAGATCAAAAAGATCATGAAAATTTAATAAATGGATTTGAATATTTTATTAAAAAGAAGAATGATTGGTCTTTACATTTAGTGGGGAAAATTAATAAAGATAGTTATACTAAAGAAATTTTAGATTTAATTAAAACTAAAGGATTACAAAAGCATATATTTGTTTATGGCGCTTGTTTAGATATTTCAAATATTCTTAGTCAAGCTACTATTGGTGTTTTATCATCAAAATCTGAAGGTTTACCAATAGCATTATTAGAATATGGTTTAGCGAAACTCCCTGTTATCGTTACTAATGTAGGAGAATGTAGTAACGTAGTTGAAAATAATAAGTCTGGAATTGTAGTTAAACCAAATCACTGGTGTGATTTATCTAAAGCAATGGTAGTTTTAGCTAATTCAATAGAAAAAAGAAGAGGGTTTTCTGAATTACTCCATAAGAATGTTGTAAAAAATTATTCAAAAGAAAGTTTTTTAAATCAACTTATAAAAATATATACAATATAG